The following proteins are co-located in the Microcystis wesenbergii NRERC-220 genome:
- the fusA gene encoding elongation factor G has translation MARTIPLERVRNIGIAAHIDAGKTTTTERILFYTGVAHKLGEVHDGTAITDWMEQERERGITITAAAISTSWQDHRINIIDTPGHVDFTIEVERSMRVLDGVVAVFCSVGGVQPQSETVWRQADRYKVPRIAFVNKMDRTGANFFKVYEQLRDRLRTNAVPIQMPIGAESELSGIVDLVKMRAYIYKDDLGKDIEETDIPEDLLKKAEEFRLQLVEAVAEADEELLEKYLEGEELTEAEIKRGLREGTIAGTIVPVLCGSAFKNKGVQLLLDAVVDYLPSPSEVAAVKGILPDGSEAIREAKDDAPFSALAFKIMADPFGRLTFLRVYSGVLAKGSYAYNSTKGTKERIARLIVLKSNERIEVDELRAGDLGAAIGLKNTITGDTLCDEKNPVILESLFIPEPVISVAVEPKTKQDIEKLSKALQALSDEDPTFRVKVDPETNQTVIAGMGELHLEILVDRMLREYKVEATVGAPQVAYRETVRKPVRAEGKFIRQSGGKGQYGHVVIELEPGEPGSGFVFVSKIVGGAIPKEYINPSEQGMKEACESGIVAGYPVIDLKATLVDGSFHDVDSSEMAFKIAGSMAIKEAVMKAAPVLLEPMMKVEVEVPEDFIGNVIGDLNSRRGQIEGQETEAGIAKVAAKVPLAEMFGYATDIRSKTQGRGIFTMEFSHYEEVPRNVAETIITKSKGNG, from the coding sequence GTGGCACGGACTATCCCGCTAGAGAGAGTGCGAAACATCGGAATCGCCGCTCATATAGACGCGGGCAAAACAACGACAACAGAAAGAATCCTGTTCTACACGGGAGTCGCTCATAAACTGGGCGAAGTCCACGACGGAACGGCAATTACCGACTGGATGGAACAGGAACGGGAGCGAGGAATCACCATCACCGCCGCCGCCATCAGTACCAGTTGGCAAGATCATCGCATCAACATCATTGATACCCCCGGCCACGTCGATTTCACCATTGAAGTGGAACGTTCCATGCGGGTACTCGATGGCGTGGTGGCAGTTTTCTGCTCTGTTGGTGGTGTACAACCCCAATCGGAAACCGTCTGGAGACAAGCCGATCGGTACAAAGTACCCCGGATTGCCTTTGTCAACAAAATGGACAGAACGGGAGCGAACTTCTTCAAAGTTTACGAACAATTAAGAGATCGCCTCAGAACTAACGCCGTTCCCATCCAAATGCCGATCGGCGCAGAAAGCGAACTGAGCGGGATCGTTGATCTCGTCAAGATGCGCGCCTATATATATAAGGACGATCTAGGGAAAGACATAGAAGAAACCGACATTCCCGAAGACTTATTGAAAAAGGCCGAAGAATTCCGCCTGCAGCTGGTGGAAGCTGTAGCGGAAGCCGATGAAGAACTCCTAGAAAAATATCTAGAAGGTGAAGAACTCACCGAAGCCGAAATCAAACGCGGTCTCAGAGAAGGGACGATTGCAGGTACAATTGTTCCCGTCCTCTGCGGCTCGGCTTTCAAAAACAAAGGGGTACAACTGCTCCTTGATGCCGTGGTAGATTACCTACCCTCGCCATCGGAAGTAGCCGCCGTTAAAGGGATTCTTCCCGATGGCAGCGAGGCAATCCGGGAAGCCAAGGACGATGCGCCCTTCTCCGCCCTCGCCTTCAAAATCATGGCCGATCCCTTCGGTCGTTTGACCTTCCTGCGGGTCTATTCCGGTGTGTTAGCCAAAGGCAGCTACGCCTACAACTCCACCAAAGGAACCAAAGAACGGATCGCTCGCCTGATCGTCCTCAAATCCAACGAACGGATCGAAGTGGATGAACTGCGCGCCGGTGATCTAGGAGCAGCGATCGGACTGAAAAACACCATTACCGGGGATACCCTCTGTGATGAGAAAAACCCAGTTATCCTAGAATCCCTCTTTATCCCCGAACCGGTGATCTCCGTGGCGGTGGAACCGAAAACCAAACAGGACATCGAGAAACTCAGCAAAGCTCTGCAAGCTCTCTCCGATGAGGATCCCACCTTCCGGGTCAAAGTTGATCCCGAAACCAATCAAACGGTAATCGCCGGGATGGGAGAACTGCACCTGGAAATCCTCGTCGATCGAATGCTGCGGGAATACAAAGTCGAAGCAACCGTGGGCGCTCCCCAAGTTGCCTATCGGGAAACCGTGCGGAAACCCGTGCGCGCCGAGGGTAAATTTATCCGTCAAAGTGGCGGTAAAGGACAGTACGGCCACGTCGTCATCGAACTCGAACCGGGGGAACCGGGATCCGGCTTTGTCTTCGTCTCCAAAATTGTCGGTGGTGCTATCCCCAAAGAATACATCAACCCGTCAGAACAAGGGATGAAAGAAGCTTGCGAATCGGGGATCGTCGCGGGTTATCCCGTCATCGACCTGAAAGCAACCCTTGTGGATGGTTCTTTCCACGATGTGGACTCCTCCGAGATGGCCTTTAAGATTGCCGGTTCCATGGCGATCAAGGAAGCGGTGATGAAAGCCGCTCCCGTTCTCCTAGAACCGATGATGAAGGTGGAAGTGGAAGTACCCGAAGACTTCATCGGTAACGTCATCGGTGATCTTAACTCCCGTCGGGGACAAATCGAAGGTCAAGAAACCGAGGCCGGCATCGCCAAAGTGGCCGCTAAAGTTCCCCTAGCGGAAATGTTCGGTTACGCCACTGATATTCGCTCCAAAACCCAAGGACGGGGCATCTTCACCATGGAATTTAGCCATTACGAAGAAGTCCCCCGCAACGTGGCCGAGACGATTATCACCAAAAGTAAAGGGAACGGCTAA
- the glyQ gene encoding glycine--tRNA ligase subunit alpha, with protein sequence MSLTFQAVIAKLNEFWADRGCLVAQPYDTEKGAGTMSPHTFLRAIGPEPWAVAYVEPCRRPTDGRYGENPNRFQHYYQYQVLIKPSPDNIQEIYLDSLRVLGIHPEDHDIRFVEDNWESPTLGAWGVGWEVWLDGMEITQFTYFQQCGGIDCRPVAIEITYGLERLAMYLQDVEAINKIQWNENILYGDIFLQNEIEQCTYNFEASNPELLFSLFSLYEQEAKQLIDRSLVIPSLDYVLKCSHTFNLLDARGVIAVAERTRYIGRIRNLARQVAQLYLQQREALGFPLQRV encoded by the coding sequence ATGTCTCTAACTTTCCAAGCTGTTATCGCTAAATTAAATGAATTTTGGGCCGATCGCGGTTGTTTAGTTGCTCAACCCTATGATACAGAAAAAGGTGCGGGAACCATGAGTCCCCACACTTTTTTAAGGGCAATTGGTCCGGAACCTTGGGCAGTTGCCTATGTGGAACCCTGTCGTCGTCCTACGGATGGCCGTTATGGCGAAAATCCCAATCGTTTTCAGCATTACTATCAATATCAAGTCCTAATTAAACCCTCTCCTGATAATATTCAGGAAATCTATTTAGACTCCCTGCGGGTGTTAGGAATTCACCCAGAAGATCACGATATTCGCTTCGTGGAAGATAACTGGGAATCTCCCACCCTCGGTGCTTGGGGTGTGGGTTGGGAAGTGTGGTTAGATGGTATGGAAATCACTCAGTTTACCTACTTTCAACAGTGTGGGGGCATCGATTGTCGTCCCGTGGCGATCGAAATTACCTACGGTTTAGAAAGATTAGCCATGTATCTGCAAGATGTAGAGGCAATTAATAAAATTCAATGGAATGAAAATATCCTCTACGGTGATATTTTTCTGCAAAATGAAATCGAACAATGTACCTATAATTTTGAGGCTTCTAATCCTGAGTTATTATTTAGTTTATTCAGTTTATATGAACAGGAAGCCAAACAATTAATCGATCGCTCTCTGGTGATTCCCAGTCTAGATTATGTTCTCAAATGTTCCCATACTTTTAATTTACTCGATGCTAGAGGTGTGATTGCTGTAGCCGAAAGAACCCGTTATATCGGCAGAATTCGCAATTTAGCTCGACAGGTTGCTCAATTGTATTTACAGCAACGAGAAGCTTTAGGTTTTCCCCTACAAAGGGTTTAG
- a CDS encoding serine/threonine protein kinase, translating into MAANSRNKSPVFLGCSGRIAIFCLLMLLSAAIGWLIGKQWVKHSNQTQTVKPVFATEENNFNSATDRAWQRKAEMRKRRLELGIDGQFFKNLVNELFSLRYGDIKEEKQKQEQRDILAAEILDRLDRLDSGTREALGSYDEQQREKWREQVNQLRLSSRVLNLLTDTAFFRLFPELTERPNFDSGLGQLWSGLAWNQLQSLQSGLSYQAIESLDAGGEEVIEAILSEGQGKAYAIKLRSSDRLDLNLETEGEVLLSFYSPTGNITLLDKSSDRQWSGQLPEEGFYELVILPQSSTPVHFRLQLKVSQ; encoded by the coding sequence ATGGCCGCCAATTCTCGGAATAAATCGCCCGTTTTTCTCGGCTGTTCCGGCAGGATCGCTATTTTTTGCCTCTTGATGTTATTATCGGCGGCAATAGGCTGGTTAATCGGGAAACAGTGGGTTAAACACAGCAATCAAACCCAAACCGTTAAACCCGTTTTTGCCACGGAGGAAAATAATTTTAATTCTGCCACAGATCGGGCATGGCAACGGAAAGCCGAGATGAGAAAGCGCCGTCTAGAGTTGGGAATTGATGGTCAGTTTTTTAAAAATCTCGTCAATGAATTGTTTAGCCTCCGCTATGGGGATATCAAAGAGGAAAAACAGAAACAGGAACAAAGAGATATTTTAGCAGCAGAAATCCTCGATCGCTTAGACCGTCTCGATTCTGGCACTAGAGAAGCATTAGGTAGCTACGATGAGCAACAGCGAGAAAAATGGCGAGAACAAGTGAATCAGTTACGTTTAAGCAGTAGAGTCCTTAATTTACTCACTGATACTGCTTTTTTTCGGCTATTTCCCGAATTGACAGAAAGACCAAATTTTGATAGCGGCTTAGGTCAACTATGGAGTGGTTTGGCCTGGAATCAGTTACAATCTTTACAGTCGGGCCTATCCTACCAAGCGATCGAAAGTTTAGACGCGGGGGGAGAGGAAGTGATCGAGGCAATTCTCAGCGAGGGACAAGGAAAAGCCTATGCAATAAAATTGCGTTCCAGTGATCGGTTAGACTTAAATTTAGAGACGGAAGGCGAAGTTTTACTATCTTTCTACTCTCCCACGGGTAATATTACCCTTTTAGACAAGTCTAGCGATCGGCAATGGTCCGGTCAATTACCCGAAGAGGGATTTTATGAATTAGTTATTCTCCCCCAATCTTCTACCCCCGTTCACTTTCGCTTGCAGTTAAAAGTAAGTCAATGA
- the rpsG gene encoding 30S ribosomal protein S7, whose translation MSRRKNVKKRPIPPDPVYNSCLVSMTIRRIMRSGKKSLAANIVYDALKTVGERTGQEPLEVFEKAVKNATPLVEVKARRVGGATYQVPMEVRSNRGSTLALRWLVHYARTRGGKTMAGKLANEIMDAANETGGTIKKREETHRMAEANKAFAHYRY comes from the coding sequence ATGTCTCGCCGTAAAAACGTCAAAAAACGTCCTATTCCCCCCGATCCCGTCTATAATAGCTGTTTAGTCAGCATGACCATCCGCCGGATCATGCGCTCGGGTAAAAAATCCCTAGCCGCTAACATCGTTTACGATGCCCTGAAAACCGTCGGCGAACGTACCGGTCAAGAACCCCTAGAAGTATTTGAAAAAGCCGTTAAAAACGCCACTCCCCTAGTGGAAGTGAAAGCCCGCCGGGTCGGTGGAGCCACCTATCAAGTACCGATGGAAGTACGCAGCAACCGTGGCAGTACATTAGCACTACGTTGGTTAGTCCATTATGCCAGAACCAGAGGTGGCAAAACCATGGCAGGTAAACTAGCCAACGAGATCATGGATGCGGCCAATGAAACCGGCGGCACGATCAAAAAACGGGAAGAAACCCACCGGATGGCAGAGGCAAACAAAGCCTTTGCCCACTATCGTTACTAA
- the rpsJ gene encoding 30S ribosomal protein S10, with protein sequence MATLQQQKIRIRLKAFDQRLLDTSCEKIVDTANRTNATAIGPIPLPTKRKIYCVLRSPHVDKDSREHFETRTHRRIIDIYQPSSKTIDALMKLDLPAGVDIEVKL encoded by the coding sequence ATGGCTACGTTACAACAACAGAAAATTCGCATTCGTTTGAAAGCTTTTGACCAGCGCTTACTTGACACTTCCTGCGAGAAGATTGTCGATACTGCCAATAGAACTAACGCCACAGCGATCGGACCGATTCCCCTACCGACAAAAAGAAAGATTTATTGTGTCCTGCGTTCCCCTCACGTTGACAAGGACTCCCGTGAACATTTTGAAACCCGCACCCATCGCCGCATTATTGATATTTACCAACCCTCTTCTAAGACAATCGATGCTTTGATGAAATTAGATTTACCCGCAGGGGTTGATATTGAAGTTAAATTGTAA
- the tuf gene encoding elongation factor Tu codes for MARAKFERTKPHVNIGTIGHVDHGKTTLTAAITMTLAALGNAQAKKYDEIDAAPEEKARGITINTAHVEYETADRHYAHVDCPGHADYVKNMITGAAQMDGGILVVSAADGPMPQTREHILLARQVGVPNLVVFLNKKDMVDDEELLELVELEVRELLTNYDFAGDEIPIIAGSAKEALDYMTKNPKAQKGDNEWVDAIYELMEAVDSYIPTPERDIDKPFLMAVEDVFSITGRGTVATGRIERGIVKVGDNVELVGIRDTRATTVTGIEMFKKSLDQGMAGDNAGILLRGIQKTDIERGMVIAKPGTIKPHTQFEGEVYVLSKEEGGRHTPFFKNYRPQFYVRTTDVTGTIQDYTADDGSTVEMVMPGDRIKMTVELINPIAIEQGMRFAIREGGRTIGSGVISKIIK; via the coding sequence ATGGCACGCGCTAAATTTGAACGGACGAAACCCCACGTTAACATCGGTACGATCGGTCACGTTGACCACGGCAAAACTACCCTCACCGCCGCTATCACTATGACCCTAGCGGCCCTGGGTAATGCCCAAGCTAAAAAATACGATGAAATCGATGCCGCTCCCGAAGAAAAGGCCCGCGGGATCACCATCAACACCGCTCACGTTGAGTACGAAACTGCTGATCGCCACTACGCTCACGTTGACTGCCCTGGCCACGCCGACTATGTAAAAAACATGATCACCGGTGCGGCACAGATGGACGGTGGTATTCTCGTGGTCTCGGCCGCTGATGGCCCGATGCCCCAAACCCGGGAACATATCCTGCTGGCTCGTCAGGTGGGTGTACCTAACCTCGTGGTCTTCCTCAACAAAAAAGATATGGTGGACGATGAGGAGTTACTGGAACTCGTAGAACTGGAAGTACGCGAACTTCTCACCAATTACGACTTCGCTGGCGACGAAATCCCCATTATTGCCGGTTCTGCTAAAGAAGCCCTCGATTACATGACCAAAAACCCCAAGGCCCAAAAAGGCGATAACGAGTGGGTGGACGCAATTTATGAATTAATGGAAGCGGTAGATAGCTATATCCCCACCCCTGAACGGGATATCGATAAACCCTTCCTGATGGCGGTAGAAGACGTATTCTCGATTACTGGTCGGGGGACGGTGGCTACCGGTCGGATCGAACGCGGTATTGTGAAAGTGGGTGATAACGTGGAATTGGTGGGGATCAGAGATACCCGCGCCACCACCGTCACCGGGATCGAAATGTTCAAGAAAAGTCTTGACCAAGGGATGGCCGGTGACAACGCTGGTATCCTCCTGCGTGGTATCCAAAAAACCGACATCGAGCGCGGCATGGTTATCGCTAAACCGGGTACAATCAAACCCCACACCCAGTTTGAAGGTGAGGTGTATGTGTTAAGTAAAGAAGAGGGTGGTCGTCACACTCCTTTCTTTAAAAACTATCGTCCTCAGTTCTATGTACGGACAACCGACGTAACTGGCACTATCCAAGACTACACCGCCGATGATGGCAGCACTGTAGAAATGGTCATGCCGGGAGACCGGATCAAAATGACCGTGGAACTGATCAACCCGATCGCTATTGAACAGGGTATGCGCTTCGCTATTCGCGAAGGTGGTCGCACCATCGGTTCCGGCGTTATCTCGAAAATTATCAAGTAG
- a CDS encoding RNA-guided endonuclease InsQ/TnpB family protein, which produces MEKAYSFRFYPTPTQESLLRRTLGCVRLVYNKALHERTQAWYEKQERVCYAQTSSMLTDWKKQEELDFLNEVSCVPLQQGLRHLQTAFTNFFAGRTKYPNFKKKHQGGSAEFTKSAFKFKDKQIYLAKCTEPLPIRWSRQIPESCEPSTVTVRLHPSGRWHISIRFDDPTIQPLPPTDKAIGIDLGISSLVITSNGDKVSNPKHFKKHYRRLRKAQKNLSRKQKGSKNREKARIKVAKIHAQITDSRKDHLHKLTTQLVRENQTIVVENLAVKNMVKNPKLSQAISDVSWGEITRQLAYKCRWYGRNYIEIDRWFPSSKRCSNCGYIAEKMPLNVREWDCPDCGTHHDRDINASKNILAAGLAVSVCRATIRPEQSKSGAAGAKNPSGKKQKPKS; this is translated from the coding sequence ATGGAAAAAGCCTATTCGTTTCGATTTTACCCCACACCAACACAAGAGTCGCTATTGCGGCGCACATTGGGCTGTGTAAGATTAGTTTACAACAAAGCTCTCCACGAACGAACACAAGCTTGGTACGAAAAGCAAGAAAGAGTATGCTACGCTCAAACTTCTTCAATGTTGACCGATTGGAAAAAACAAGAAGAATTAGACTTTTTAAACGAAGTTAGCTGTGTACCTTTACAACAAGGGTTAAGACACCTACAAACAGCTTTTACTAACTTCTTTGCTGGTCGGACTAAGTATCCTAACTTTAAGAAAAAACATCAGGGAGGAAGTGCCGAATTTACCAAATCTGCTTTTAAGTTCAAAGACAAACAAATCTATTTAGCCAAATGCACAGAACCTTTACCTATTCGATGGTCAAGACAAATACCAGAAAGCTGTGAACCAAGCACAGTAACAGTCAGATTACATCCTTCTGGACGTTGGCATATTTCAATAAGATTTGATGACCCAACAATCCAGCCATTACCCCCAACCGATAAAGCCATCGGAATTGACTTAGGAATTAGTAGCCTAGTAATTACCAGCAATGGCGATAAAGTATCTAATCCTAAGCACTTTAAAAAGCATTATCGGAGACTGCGAAAAGCGCAAAAAAATCTTTCTCGAAAACAGAAAGGGTCAAAAAATCGGGAAAAAGCAAGAATCAAAGTAGCCAAGATTCACGCTCAAATCACCGATAGTAGAAAAGACCATTTACATAAGCTAACCACTCAATTAGTTCGTGAAAACCAAACGATTGTGGTTGAGAACTTAGCCGTCAAGAATATGGTCAAAAACCCGAAATTATCTCAGGCAATATCTGACGTTAGTTGGGGAGAAATCACTCGACAATTAGCCTATAAATGCCGTTGGTATGGCAGAAATTACATCGAAATAGATAGATGGTTTCCCAGTTCTAAAAGGTGTAGTAATTGCGGGTATATTGCTGAGAAAATGCCGTTAAATGTTCGAGAATGGGATTGTCCAGACTGTGGGACACACCATGACCGAGATATTAACGCCAGTAAAAATATTTTGGCCGCAGGGCTTGCGGTGTCAGTCTGTAGAGCGACCATAAGACCAGAACAGAGTAAATCTGGGGCGGCAGGTGCGAAAAATCCTTCGGGAAAGAAGCAGAAACCCAAATCGTGA
- the rpsL gene encoding 30S ribosomal protein S12, translating to MPTIQQLIRDERSKAKRKTKSPALKQCPQRRGVCTRVYTTTPKKPNSALRKVARVRLTSGFEVTAYIPGIGHNLQEHSVVLIRGGRVKDLPGVRYHIIRGTLDATGVKNRQKARSKYGTKRPKPAAK from the coding sequence ATGCCCACCATTCAGCAATTAATACGCGACGAAAGATCCAAAGCGAAAAGAAAAACCAAATCTCCCGCCCTCAAACAATGCCCCCAACGCCGGGGAGTTTGTACAAGAGTATATACCACCACACCGAAAAAACCCAACTCAGCCCTACGGAAAGTGGCTAGGGTACGTTTGACCTCTGGATTTGAGGTGACAGCCTACATCCCGGGCATCGGTCATAACCTACAAGAACACTCGGTCGTCCTGATTCGGGGCGGTCGGGTCAAAGATCTACCCGGAGTCAGATATCACATCATTCGCGGCACCCTCGATGCCACCGGGGTGAAAAACCGTCAAAAGGCGCGGTCTAAGTACGGAACCAAACGCCCCAAACCCGCCGCTAAATAA
- a CDS encoding HigA family addiction module antitoxin — protein sequence MTNTIENRYAPDFISPPGETLAEILEERNMSQSELAQRMGRPKKTINEIIKGKAEITIDTALQIELVLGTPASFWIERERLYREYLARKNENQRLKGYLGWLKQIPYRQMTELGWLKFDEDKIEQLRESLNFFAVVSPEQWEEIWGRNLSIDFRKSQAFDSDRGAITAWLRQGEIEASKINCADYNELKFRDALRQIRSLTIKSIEVFQPQMIELCAAAGVALAFVPELPKTRVHGATRWLGSHRALIQLSDRYKTNDHFWFSFFHEAGHILLHGKRTLFLEGQDKDIRDKIKEKEADVFAANFLIDPGDWQRFIANNSLNRKAINQFAEQLGIHPGIIVGRMQHEQITSYQNYNDLKEKYCLNTQDSFLVLTSDSPKGKLPISPLR from the coding sequence ATGACTAATACTATTGAGAACAGATATGCACCGGATTTTATTTCTCCACCGGGAGAAACCCTTGCCGAAATCCTAGAAGAAAGAAATATGTCTCAATCGGAACTCGCCCAACGCATGGGCAGACCAAAAAAGACTATCAATGAGATCATAAAAGGTAAAGCGGAGATTACTATCGATACCGCCTTACAGATAGAGTTAGTGTTAGGAACTCCCGCCAGTTTCTGGATAGAGCGCGAAAGACTTTATCGGGAATATTTAGCGAGAAAAAATGAGAATCAAAGATTAAAAGGTTATTTAGGCTGGTTAAAACAAATTCCTTATCGGCAGATGACTGAATTAGGCTGGCTCAAGTTTGATGAGGATAAAATAGAGCAATTACGAGAGAGCTTGAATTTTTTTGCCGTTGTCTCCCCTGAGCAATGGGAGGAGATTTGGGGGAGAAATTTATCGATTGATTTTAGAAAGTCTCAAGCATTTGATAGCGATCGAGGGGCAATAACGGCATGGTTACGTCAAGGAGAAATAGAAGCATCGAAAATTAATTGTGCTGATTACAACGAGTTGAAATTCAGAGATGCCTTGCGACAAATTCGTTCGTTAACTATTAAGTCTATCGAGGTATTTCAACCGCAAATGATCGAGCTTTGTGCGGCAGCGGGGGTTGCCTTAGCCTTTGTCCCTGAACTTCCGAAAACAAGGGTACACGGTGCTACCCGTTGGTTAGGTTCTCACAGAGCTTTAATTCAATTGAGCGATCGATACAAAACAAATGATCATTTTTGGTTTTCTTTTTTTCATGAAGCTGGTCATATTTTATTACATGGGAAACGAACTTTATTTTTAGAGGGGCAAGATAAAGATATTCGAGATAAAATTAAAGAAAAAGAGGCGGATGTTTTTGCGGCTAATTTCTTAATTGATCCTGGAGATTGGCAGAGATTTATCGCCAATAATTCTCTGAATAGAAAAGCTATTAATCAATTTGCCGAACAACTAGGAATACACCCTGGTATTATTGTTGGTAGAATGCAACATGAGCAAATTACTTCTTATCAAAACTATAATGATCTTAAGGAGAAATATTGTCTAAATACGCAGGATTCCTTTTTGGTATTGACGAGCGACTCCCCAAAAGGAAAACTTCCTATCTCACCATTAAGATAA